The nucleotide sequence GATGTCATCTCAAAGGAACTCTGTTTGagtgtagagagagagggaggaaagtcAGCCACTCCACCCTGGTCATACACACAATCAGAAGAGTATGTACACACTTGCTAGCACATCTGAAACACCCAATGAGCCACTGTTGGAGAAGCAGATGTGGAGGCCTGTTGGCGTGAGCGTTTTGTGGGGGTGATGTGGGAAGAATGGCACCCGGAGAAGCTTTAGGGGAAAGAGGGAGCAGGGAAGAGACATTTGAACTAGAGAATAATGcgagtttgtgtgtgcagatatAATCTGAAGGAGTCGAAAActgcgtttgtgtgttttttttgaagTTGAATCAAGTGGACATGTCAGCCACCGTGTCTGCTGGGCTGGGATGTTTGGTTGCTTAACTGCAGACTCTAATTATATCTCATCAACTGTCCCCTGTCAGCGCTGTCCTCCACCCtcctgtatacacacacacacacacacacacacacacactctcacactccgTTTCTCACACGCACACGCTTTCTCACTCCCAACcactccctttctctctgccctgctctcattttctcacacaTGTAGTCATACACAGACCACCCTGTACAACATGCAGCACATAATCAATCTAACACTTTCATTCCATACTGGAGATAAACAGACACTGCCCGATGAAGGCATGGAGCCAGAACAGTCTGGTTTGATTCTTGAGTGTTAATGTTTAATGAAATTATTCCAGataagtaaaaacatttttgactgtGATGAAAGAGAGATTTTGTCTGCTTCTGCTTTTTGGGaatctttgtttttcagcttctttttttcattctgcaAATCTCCAGTGTTAAGCATATATGCAAGGCAAAATTTACATCTGGAACATCTGTTGAATTCCTCAATTGTAAGCGCAAATATTTTTGGCTTAGTGTTGGTACCCtatcaaattaaatttaacattGTAATCTTCCCTTACCACGAGGGTATGAGGGGAACTTTTAATTCTGCCAATGTTAAAATGGCTGCGTCTGTGTATGCATACACATTTTCATGCCTGACGGTGTGTGTGGCAATCTTGGTATGAGAGGGTGATGAAGGGCACAGATAAGGGGAATCACATCGAGACATTAAACCGACTACAGGACTTCAAAAATACCAAGTCAATTTAGTCAGTGTTTCCAAGTGCCCTACTTTTCACGAACGACCAAGCACTGACTACAGTCACAAGatagcgagagagagagagagagagagagagagagagaaagagctcgTCTTAGAGAAGAGAGACTCACATCTTGctgaagaaatagaaaaaaacgcCTTAAACTGAAGCAAACTGAGtatgcaataaaaaacaaagtggaGGTTTGCCGCCCAAACTTATGATCTTAGCTCCTTAAAGTCTCAGTAATATAATGATGTTCAACTGGCTAATGCCGTGGATGGCTTAAATATTACATCCCAAGTTCCCACAAACTGATGACCTAGAAAGTTAATCTTTTCCAAGCAGACACAAACTCAGAGGCATTGGCGTTGTCGGCTCTACTATCATTGCTGGCAGTGTGTTGCTCTCTGTGGGAGGAACAGGCACAATCTTTTGTTTATAAGGAGTCAAATGCATTACCATTggtatgaaaaatgtattaaagttCTCAGTAATTCACTGTGCTTTCTGTCTTAAAGTAATGAGCAAATGCATGCGGAGGgaatgagagagacagtgaCCGGCTGATACCTCCTGATCATCAGCTGACGTCGTGAGGGGGAGAAAGCACCAGAAAGACATAAAGGGAGGACAACTAGAGAAGAAACAGGAGGGGGGAAGATGtgaagaaagtgagagaaagaaagtggaGAGAGTGTCTGTAAACCCTGAATTGAGAGGCAAAGTTAGCGTGCACAGATGATTCCTAATAAGGTTGTAACTGGCAGTCTCAAACCTCTGTCCTCGAAGTAGCTGCCAGGAAACTTTCCCCTGTAACTCCTCGTCTCTGAATGCtaagaacagaaacaaacacacaatcgACTGTGACCCACAATGCCTAGAAAAATGAACGGATAAAATTAGACCGGAATGGAGAGTGAACTAGTGAaaggacaacaatttttgatcATCATATAAAGACAACAATATGGTCAGAAAGAGCAGTGATTTATCGCTGGATTAATATGTAGAATATTCACATCTACTGTTTATAAACAATTTATAAGATGTCCATACAACTACTGATCTTGTCAGGGTTCTGTTAGCATAATAAATCACTTAAATGGGAATGGTTTATTGCATTAACTCCTGTCTTGTTATTACTGTGAGTAAAGCCTTTGcacttttaatatttatattgagCACGTATTTATAAATTGAacttgtgtctgtctctctacagGTGAGAGTTGGTGGGTGATTGTGTGAATAGCAGCCACAAGCTCATTATGGCTCAGGTGCTGCACATGGACCCCGGCTTCCCAGGTGCAGCTTCcgtttatttactgtatactaATAATACTCAACATAATAATCAAATTCTTTTTAAGATAATTAGTTCCTTTTGTATGATTCTAACTGTCAGACAACTTAAAAGTATTTAACAGTTGTGATATCCCAACACTTACAAGGTCAGGTAATAGTGAACTGCACCATTCCTCTTTGTACCTAATTTGGTGATTTTTCCAGagtacatacataaatacacagtgGCCCAACAGTAATGCTATTTTCTAAAGTCTGAGCCCAAGATTAGACGCAGATTTCCGtttgtttaaagtttatttCCTTCCCCCTCAGGGAAACTCAACCCGCCTGCTCCCCCTTCCCTGCACGGCAAGGAACAGGAGGCACCCTACTCAGTGGAGACCCCCTATGGCTACCGTCTGGACCTAGACTTCCTCAAATATGTAAACGACATAGAGAAAGGAAACACTATCAAGAAGGTGCCTATCCAACGCCGGCCGCGTTATGGCTCCCTGCCCCGTGGTTATGGCTACACCGGCTCCTGGTGGACCTCCACAGAGTCTCTGTGCTCAAATGCCAGCATGGACAGTCGGCACTCCTCCTTCTCCTACTGTGCTCCAGGCTACCACACGTCGCAGAGGCCCAACTTCAGCACTGCGCGGGTGGAGAAGACCTTGATGGATGCGCGCAggaagctggaggaggagaaagaagggCGGAGATTCTCCAACCTGGGCAGTATGCACAGCAGCATGGCAGGCTCTAACACTTCCATCAGCAGTGCAAACAGCTTCAACCGGGCCCAGGGTGGAAGCGGATCCTTTACCCCCATGAGTTCTGGCCTGTCCACCCCAGTGACCCCAACCCCAGCCCACTTGCAGCATGTCAGGGAGCAGATGGCAGCAGCCCTCAGGAAGATAAAGGAGCTAGAGGAGCAGGTAAAGACCATCCCTGTGCTCCAGGTCAAAATCTCTGTGCTGCAGGAGGAGAAACGGCAGCTCAGCGTCCAGTTGAAGAGTCAGAAGTTTTTGGGCCACTCTCTGGGTTTTAGCCGAGGCCGCCCTCGAGGAGAGTTATACATTGACATCCCTGAAGAAGAGGTGAGCACTGGAGCTAAGAGCAGCAACAAGCCATCAGGGCCACTGTCTCCCACCACACCTGAGAACTCCAAACAAGACTCAGGATGTGAGATTGAGGACACAGTGATTGTGGGTGGAGCTCGACCGGATGCAAAGCGGGAAGTGCGCACCATCGGAGTGGGACCAGAGGACGAGAGGGGCAGTCGTCAGGTGGGAGTTGGGGTTCGGGAGGTGGATCTGGGGCTGCTGCCAGAGGCAGAGGCTCTTAAGAATCAAGTGAGTCTGCTTGAGAGCCAGCTAAAGAGGATGATGGAGGAGCGGCAGGCTGCAGTCCGGAAGGCCCCTCAGGCAGACCACCCAGTGATGGCCACCAGCATGGGGTGGCAGGAGCTACAGGACAGCAACCTGCAGACTCTGGTCAGTTTCACACAACAGCCCCAACAGAGGGAACAGAGAACTGTGGGAATCCAAGTGTACACGCTGGAGCAGCCTACTGTGGTGGAGGTGGGCACTCTGCTCCGAGCAGTAAGCTGCAGCTCCCcctctcctcagccagctggtggAGTCATGGAAGACCACCACAGAGGACAAACTGAAGGTAACGTATGACCATAACGAGCGACACATGGTTTATTAACTTTACCTGTACAGTCTAATGCAGTCCAGTGCAACAGCCCCTTGTGAGGCAAATATATAGAGAGGTCCTTGATGTTTTCTGTGACCCTCATGTATGCAAAAGCGAgttgacaaaacattaaaaacacttttcaatatgACACTGATACAAACTGCAGCCAGAAAAAGTACCGCACAGAACACCTTTCTGACACTGAAACTAATCATTTTAACTTTCACAAAGCTAGACTAATGTATGAGATTTAATTAGATTGTACATGTGCAACAAATCAACTGAGAAATCAGTGTATATGAACCTGTCTTAACAACTTTTTATGAAAATTGTTGGataaagtattttatttgattagttAAGGCTGAAAATTtggaaattctttttttttctgtttccagaGGCTCCAGTTGAGTTGCCGATTGCGGTCAGCTCCAAGCAGGTACGCGATGTCCTAAAGAGCGAGCTGTCCACCTCTGTACCTGTAGCTAATCCTGCCATCGCTGTAGGCAATAAGACTGGTTTGGTGCATTTAAAAGAAGGAGAGACACACCTGGAAACAACCATAGAGGCTGTCCAGTCACACGAGGGACCTAAGACAGGTAAGTGGACCACCTATCGTTAGaaacttgttttaattacaTGATAGGGACTGATTTATATCTGAGAAATGTTATGTTTTCCAGCCTCATCTCCCCAATCCTCTTTGAGGTCCATTATGAAGCGGAAAGCAGAGGGTGAACCGGGCTCCCCCTCTACAAAGAAAAACCTGCAGTTCATTGGAGTCAATGGAGGGTAAGTatcatttatgttttaaaaggtGTAGATTGgtttttactgattttaatCCACGTGTAATGTTCCCACATAACAAAAAAGTTGTTGTGTTTCCTCCTCTAAGTGGAAACTTTTCACTTCAGTTCACAGTTAAAATGCTTCTAATAACagaaagttagaaaaaaataggaaaatgagctgtttttttcccccaaaatgaTGAATATTGATATTGGTCTAATCTTTAAAACctttaactgtatttttgtattatttatttttttagtataAATACCAATGTTTTCCCATATTTTTAAACACCAAAATAACaagcaaaaataatgaaaactaaaaaaaacttctcatattttaaattagcAGTTAGATTTAGAAGCACATTTAAAGTCAAAAGCAGATTGCTACAGTAAGCCTTCTCTCTAATACAAAGAAAATGCTCAGTTTATAATCATCATTTCTTAATCCTTTGTGTTTCAACTTGAAGCCAGCTTTGTTTGGGGGTCCCATCACAGATTTAGGGTGGGAGGGTCTTTCCTGCATTTGTATTAATGATGTGTGAGTTGCAGTGACTGTTGGAGCTCTTTGACATGGAAACATGTTCTTGTCTTGCAGCTATGAGTCTACATCATCAGACGATAGCAGCAGCGAGAGCTCGGACGAGGGGAGTGACTCCAGTGAATATCATGAAGCCAGAGAAAAATTACCCGAGTCTACAGTCCAGCACCAGCAAATAACCCACACCAAGGCCTCCCAGCCCCAAGAAATCAACAGCGTACCTCAGCAGACTGCCGTCAAACTACCAGCCGTCATTCCAAACTCGCAGCAGAGTCCCAACCAGTCTGCAACTGTAGGCATAACACTGCCAGACAAAGCCCCCATGTCACCAGCGATGGACACTGTTGTGCAAAAATGTGCCTCACAGCCACCAGCCTCTGGCTCCATCCCGACTCCACCACATCCAGCAAACGTTTCTGCCTCTAAAGAGACTGTCAGCCAATCATCGGAAAAGCACACAGTCACCCAGGAGATCACCTCCACATCATCCAGCACTGAATCCACTCCTGAACAAAGCTCCAAGTCCTCAGTAGCCTGTTCTGCACCACTGTGTGTCACTAAAACCACTGACATTACCAAACAGCAGTACACCATCCAGTCAGACACAACTGTCctctccagccaatcagagtccAAGCCAGCAGCTGAAAGCATCACGAATGACACTACTACCACAGCTTCTGCCACACAAGTCAGGTAAACATACTCATggtgaacagacagactgatACAGTGGTGATGTTAATGTGTAGGAGTAACTGTGTCTGATACTTTTAAGCCTGTGTAGGAGCATCAGTGACTGATTTTGTGTTACCTCACTGTCTGTCAGACCGGAGCTGAGCGACAGCCTGAAGTCAGCTCTCAGTACTCTGCAGAAAGCCCTGGGAGAACCCAACGCCTTCAGCCAACAAGGAGCAGtatgtgttcattttaattcactttattttaacaGGATAATCCACTCAGTATCAATACAACTTTCCAGGAAACCCCAATAGTGTCCTTTTTCATAAGAAGCAGTCACACTGACAACTACAAGCAGCTTTGAATAAGTCAAGGAAACATAATTTAACTGTTAGTGATAAATGGGgctcaaaataaatacatatttcaacatttttttaaggtATTTTGCAAGCACTATAAGAGCAAACTCCAAACTGTGAGTGCAGAAGAAGAATGGATGGAAAAATGGCTGTTGAATCTGATATTTAAGATATTAAGTTACTAAAAAATTGCAATGTGTTAAGTCTGCATTGATCTTTCAGTAGTCTTTTTAAAATAACGTGGTCCATTGTCTTGCCAGTGAGCTGTGCTCTTTGATTTACCCCACAGTCTGTCGAGTGTGTCTCTAAGTGTCCTCATTATGTCTGATCTCAGAGGGCAGCCTACACCAGTGTGCTGCAGGAGTGGCTGCGTGTGTCCTGTCACAAAGCAGCGGACACGGCTGTTGTCAAGGCCTATATGGATACGTTTGCCTCACTCTCCCCTCAGCTGCTGGAGTTTGTGATCAACATGGCAGACGGCAACGGCAATACAGCGCTTCACTACACCGTCTCCCACTCCAACTTCCCCGTGGTGAAACTGCTGCTGGACACCGGTgagttgtgtctgtgtgtgcgagGATAAATAAGTGAAGAGAGACAAGATTACACAAGGATGATTTAAGTATAGAGGTGGGTCATAGGGGCAATAAATGTCCCAGCATCATGTCAACATCCATAAGTTAAGAGTATTTACTGAAACATTTAAGTCACATtccattgtgtcaaatgttttttagtgttttcGTGGAATAAAATCTATAATTTTTACAAAATGCACGTCAGGTATTTCAGATAGAGCCCGaccgatactggatttttggtGCCGATGCCAATACCAATATTAGTGAgtaaaaaaattctgatattgatatattggCCGATAATCTtgtatatacagaatatatacataaacacgcagtttttgcaatgatccctcaaatgtggttatcaaacatttgtgacaaagatatgtaatggaggcGTGATTATCACAGCTTAACAAACTTTTTTATAAAATTACATCAGagcactgaaacagtaaagttcactgggaatttaatgattataaattactaaaaacaaaaaaacacaggacaaaaaaacatatgtacGTATATATTAACCTTtagaattaagaaaaaggatcaaatatatataaaatgctgcctacataactttaaaaaactaaatattggCACATATTGGACAATACATACACCGATaccaatatataatataataatatcgGCTGACCGATATATTGGTCGGGCTCTAATTTCAGATTTTATGTTGTGGCAGATTTCGGTAtaacttatttttcatttagatATGACAACTAtatgacatgacataacatgacaactACAATatcttattatattatatatatatctatctatataatGACTCACCTTGCCATAATTTAAAGTAGAAGACGTGATTTTGGATGAATTTGTCAAATACATCATACATCTCattgtttgtgctgctgttgtgtcCCCTGCCACACTGATTGCTCTATTTACCTGACAGGCCTGTGTAATGCTGACAAACAGAACAAGGCTGGCTACACAGCCATCATGCTCACAGCTCTGGCTGCCTTCCATTCTGACAGTGACCTTCAAActgtcctgcagctgctgcgcACAGGGGACGTCAACGCCAAGGCCAGCCAGGTGCGCCCTCTATTGCTCATTAGTTCTTACTGCACCACTCCACAAACAACCATTTCAGACAACCATTTCAGAGCTGGATGCACAGATCAAATAATATttagaggtgtttttttttaatgtgtctcATGACTCATGAGAGTTTGTCAGCAGATGTGCATTGCAGCATgtaaagaaattcagtttacatGAAAGCAGCTTAGCTCTGAACTTAGGTTTTCATGTTGAAGAGGTTAAAAATTTTGAATAATGCATATTTGTAGGCTGGTCAGACAGCGCTGATGCTAGCAGTCAGCCACGGTCGGGGGGACATGGTGCGGGCCCTTCTGTCCTGTGGGGCACAGGTCAACATCCGTGATGATGACGGCTCCACGGCGCTCATGTGTGCCTGCGAACACGGTCATGTGGACATTGTGCGTCAGCTACTGTCTGTGCCAGGCTGTGATGCCACCCTCACCGATAACGTAAGcatttttcatcctttttcctattttttctttttatttcaaacaaatcCAGCCGAAACCCATCATCTTACCATCATCCTCACATTCTTTGTTACAGGACGGCAGCACAGCACTGTCCATCGCCCTGGAGGCCAGCCAGAACGACATTGCTGTGCTTCTGTATGCTCACCTCAACTTTGCGAAGCCTCCTTCCCCTGTGAGTACTTTAATCAGTGCTGCTaacccacacatacacagtgatTTCCCAGCAGTAGCATTTCCATACATCATAAACAGTCAAATCAACACATTCAGGAGTCACAGTCATCACtctctacacatacacacagtcaaacTACATTGTGTGTATAgcacattatgaaataaatcttGCTCATTATCTGTTTCATTCTCTTTCTACTTGAATTGAAAATTAGCTTTTAGTAAAGTACCATGGATTGTTAAGAcaatattattttcaaatttaattaaGGATTATTCTGGAAAATGTATGGATTCACTAATTGAAGAGGAAGGAACAACAAAACTGTTTATTGTAGCAGTTCAgcacaaaaaacttttttactACTCATAAATCACAGATTTGATTATATATGATACATCTAGCATAAAGCAACATCTGAGctttaagatttttttctttaaatttctCATATTAGACTTAATTTTTCCTACAATATGTGTGTAGTCATATATCTATACTTGGTCCCAGCTTAGGATACAAGTAACTGAGCCTCCAAAACATAGCAACACCCATGAAAAACATATAAGTTCTCaactaaaatacttttttttttttaaccttgtCTAGGTTTCACCGAAGTCTCCTCTCTTGGgttcctctcctcctgccaGCGAAACAAAATAAATCCCACTGCCTCTGCAGCTGACTGCAGCTCTACAGCCAATCCACAGCAACAGAAAcattgagtttgtgtgtgtttgttttcacccTCCataatttaagtacattttaatgtgcagaTAATTACACGTTGGCTTGCACCATTGTTATCCATTGCTTTTTGTACACGGTGGTCTGTTTCTAATTGCCTTTGTGGTTGAAGACGTGCATTTTCTAATGTGGTACAATCTGAAAAACTGAACCTCTAGGTCAGCTGTGTAAATATTAGTTCAGTCTTGCAATAATCCAGTTGTCAACACTGTTTCTAGTGGCACTTACAAGTCAAATTTGTTCACTAAATAACATTATACAGTTCATTATtgtacacattttgttttatttcatatggATCTCATACTAGTTGCTTTATAGAGTGATATGTTTTCATTGTAGTGTGTACAGTAGCTGTTACACAGTAACATTTTATGTGCGACCATCACAGTCATTTGGAATAACAAAAGCCACCCCTCTCATTGATAAGTGTCCTTGATCAATTGCATCAACTGGCTCATTGGTGCTGcaaaaatataatacataagACTCCACTTCAACAGTATATCAATATTTATACACAAGATTTATTTACGCTAGAGTAtttttgatattgatttttttattctgacTTAATTCAGGACCTCCAAGGACCATGATTTTTATTTCCCAGGCAAAATATTACACCTTTTTAACCAGAGGACAGACATTTATTTTAGGTGCTAAACACATTTCCCCAAATAAACCCAAAGATTTATCACCCCTATCAACTCTGTGACACTGTAAATTGTAGTAATAATATTATGTGGGTGCATCAGCAACAACACTAGCCTAGCATCTTTGTGGAAAGGAGGGAGAGGTCAACATTATTCTCTGAAGGCTACGGTACTATGGTCTTTGTATATTGTACGTGAAGGTATTTTAGATGGTTGTAAGGAAAGATTAAAGATTAGATGTATCtgcatttgtaatattttgtgcTTATAAGATTTGAAGAGGAAGGTACAACCAGACTGTGGAGAAATGACTGAAAGCACTGCTGAAGCCACCTCTGCCGTGGTCACGTTGGTAAGATTTGTCAGGAAATCAGAAAGTGACTTATTGGGGTCTtaaaaggacatgccatgtaaaatatgaatatcaAAATAATATATGTCAATTTAAACCGGTAGTTATTATGCCTAAAATCAAAATTCTTGAACCATAGTGCATAGGCTATCGATGTCAAAAATTTCTAttactttttaaagatttttttcacaactttcATATTCACTTTTAAGCAATTGAATTTTTTATAAACTTtcgattttttttaatttaagtatctatctttttatacatttagaATTTTTAAGCTCACAACTTCTTTATGTAATCGCACAGCTTTAGTTTATGTTTTATGAAGGATTATGTAAAATTTTAGATTGTGTTCCTCCTATTCTAATTTGTGCATCTTTTGGAAAAACATTGAATTAATAAATGTGG is from Thunnus maccoyii chromosome 18, fThuMac1.1, whole genome shotgun sequence and encodes:
- the kank2 gene encoding KN motif and ankyrin repeat domain-containing protein 2, with translation MAQVLHMDPGFPGKLNPPAPPSLHGKEQEAPYSVETPYGYRLDLDFLKYVNDIEKGNTIKKVPIQRRPRYGSLPRGYGYTGSWWTSTESLCSNASMDSRHSSFSYCAPGYHTSQRPNFSTARVEKTLMDARRKLEEEKEGRRFSNLGSMHSSMAGSNTSISSANSFNRAQGGSGSFTPMSSGLSTPVTPTPAHLQHVREQMAAALRKIKELEEQVKTIPVLQVKISVLQEEKRQLSVQLKSQKFLGHSLGFSRGRPRGELYIDIPEEEVSTGAKSSNKPSGPLSPTTPENSKQDSGCEIEDTVIVGGARPDAKREVRTIGVGPEDERGSRQVGVGVREVDLGLLPEAEALKNQVSLLESQLKRMMEERQAAVRKAPQADHPVMATSMGWQELQDSNLQTLVSFTQQPQQREQRTVGIQVYTLEQPTVVEVGTLLRAVSCSSPSPQPAGGVMEDHHRGQTEEAPVELPIAVSSKQVRDVLKSELSTSVPVANPAIAVGNKTGLVHLKEGETHLETTIEAVQSHEGPKTASSPQSSLRSIMKRKAEGEPGSPSTKKNLQFIGVNGGYESTSSDDSSSESSDEGSDSSEYHEAREKLPESTVQHQQITHTKASQPQEINSVPQQTAVKLPAVIPNSQQSPNQSATVGITLPDKAPMSPAMDTVVQKCASQPPASGSIPTPPHPANVSASKETVSQSSEKHTVTQEITSTSSSTESTPEQSSKSSVACSAPLCVTKTTDITKQQYTIQSDTTVLSSQSESKPAAESITNDTTTTASATQVRPELSDSLKSALSTLQKALGEPNAFSQQGARAAYTSVLQEWLRVSCHKAADTAVVKAYMDTFASLSPQLLEFVINMADGNGNTALHYTVSHSNFPVVKLLLDTGLCNADKQNKAGYTAIMLTALAAFHSDSDLQTVLQLLRTGDVNAKASQAGQTALMLAVSHGRGDMVRALLSCGAQVNIRDDDGSTALMCACEHGHVDIVRQLLSVPGCDATLTDNDGSTALSIALEASQNDIAVLLYAHLNFAKPPSPVSPKSPLLGSSPPASETK